The region GGGAGCCGTCTTTGACACGGCTTCTTACGCTTTATAGCTGGCTTCTCTGCCAGTGGGCCATCCACCAGGCGTTCTATTCCGGCAAGGTGTTCACTCCGGAACAGTGGCAAATTCTCTACGCGCTCATCACCGGCAGCCTGGGCGGCGGAATCGGCCTTCCGATGGCCAACAAATTTTATAATAGCCGGTACAACACTCCCCAGAGCGGGTATATGACCAAAGCGGGAGGTGGATACAGTGATAACCTCAGACAATAGGATACTCGTTATCGATCCTGGCCACGGCGGTTACAACGATTACGGCACGTATGACGGCGGCGCGGTCGGCCCTAGCGGCCTCCACGAGGCAGACGTGGCGCTTGGTATAAGCGGCTACCTGCGCAACATGGCCGAAGCGGCTGGCTGGCAGGTGCTGATGACCCGCATCGATCAGAACGGCTCATACTATCTTACCCCTCGGGCGCAGATGGCTAACGACGCCGGCGCTGCTCTTTTCATCAGCGTCCATTGCAACGCCGCCGAAAATACCCAGGCCCAGGGCGCGGAGGTATGGGTATCCCGCAACGCATCACAGGCCAGCATCGACTTGGCGGCAGCTATCCAGCAGAATCTTGCCGGTATGGGTCTATGGGACCGCGGCGTTAAGGCCGCTGACTTCACCGTCCTGACGGCGACAGCTATGCCGGCGGTGCTGGTGGAAACCGCGTTTATATCCAATCCCCATGAGGAGCAGCTGCTGGCCGAGCGGCAGGAGGCATTTGCTGCGGCCATCTGGCGGGGGATTATATCATGGGCGGGGGTAGCATAATGGACCGCATCAAAAAGTACATCCTCGCCGCCCTGCTGGTGGCCATTTTCCTCGCCGCCGCCGTCTGGGCGTACAACCACTGGCACCAGCCGCAGCCGGTCTACATGCCCCAGCACCAGGCCGAGACGCCGCAGGGCATCGAGGCGGCTGCGAACAACGCCGGGATGCATATCAGTCCCGGCCAGGCTCAGGAGGTCTCCCAGGCCGTCCAGGAGGCGACGACGCGGCCGCCCGACCAGATTATCCAGACTACCGGCGCGGGCATGCCCCATGCGCTGTCCAGCGTCCAGGGCGGGGCGCAACTGCAGATTGTCACGGATCCGTCGAAGCCGGACCAGAAACCGGACAAGCCAACCGCCGATCAGCCGGTCAACCTGAACGTCTACAATATCAAGGTATACCCGAAGCACCTGCTGGAAGTGACCGCATACCAGAACGCCGCCGACGTGGCCTATATGACGCGGGTGACGGTGTTCAAGCGCACCGGCTACCTCGGGCCGGTGGTGAGCTACGACGCTGATCGGGCGGGGAGCAAGGTGAGGGTGGGCGTGCGCTTATCAGTGCCGTTAGACTAATATTTAATGTAGAAAGCCTCTGGCCACACGGTCAGAGGCTTTTTTGCTTTAATTTGTTATAATGCTTGTCAGAACAACATCAGCATATCAATATGGGCAGTACCCCGTCCGCCACTGTCTCGACATGCCCTATCTTGAATTGCCGCGCTCGATCGCCTCGGGCGACATCATCGCCTTCGTCCACGACCAGATGGTTACCAAGGATGGTTTGCGCTTACGTTATACGTTTTCCGGCTCGGTCTACTTCGAACGGATGAAAGCCATCGGACTTTACTCCGCCGACAGGGGCGAAATAAGCGACCGGGTAGCAAAAGCCGGTCTCACAGACATCTACAGTCAATGCCTGGTGTAAGGGGGGAGACGAATGAAACGAAAACTGACAGCCAGCTGCATCGACATCAACTCACCCTACTGCCCCTGCCTGCTCGCCGAAACCAACCACTGCGTATTCTGCAGCCACCTGAAAGGTCTTCCGGTCTGCGACTGCAACTGGAACGGGGTCTGTATACTATACGAACAGCGGTGGCAGCCTAAAAACGGCATTTGGCGCGGCGATAAACCACCGCAGAGGGTTGAAGTGGACAGTGAAATAACCCGCAAGGAGCAGATCGCGGACAACACCTACCTGCTGGAGTTCGGCGTCAGCGCCGGCCTGGCGGCCGAACTCGGCAAAACGGGAGCGTTCGTCTTCCTGCGCCTCCCCGAAGATCCGCAGTACTACCATTTTCCCGTGGGTGTCATGAAAGTCAGCGGCGGCGCCGTACAAGTAGTCGTCGAGGCGGTCGGGCCGAAATCGACCCGCCTGATCGACTCTGCTGCGAAAGAGCTGACGGTCCGCGGTCCATATTACAACGGAGTGCTCGGACAGCCATGGATTGACAATATCACCTGTGGTACAATATTGTTGGTGGCGGGCGGCATGGGGCAGCCTCCCGCCCTGCCGATCGCCGCCCGTCTCGCGGCGAACAAGAACAGCGTCATCGCCCTGCTGGCCCCCGGGAAAATAGGCCGCATTTTCATCGCCAGCGAACTTAAAGAATTGGGTGTCGTCGTTCACGAAGTCGACTCCCTGCGGCGGACCGGCAGCGGCCTGCTGGGCAACTGGCTTACCGACGAAGAAACGCGCCCCGACCTGATCGTCAGCGCCGGACCGGACGAACAGCATCACGGCGTGATCGCCGCCATGCAAGCGGCGGGCGTCAACATCCCGATGGCCGCCACCAACAACGCCACCCTGTGCTGCGGTGAAGGCATCTGCGGCAGCTGCGAGCGCGAAACCAACGACGACCACCGTATCCGCCTCTGCAAGGTGCAGACCGAATTCAGCCAACTGGCTCCGTAAAGGGACAACGAGGAGGGGCTATGCCCGAGAGACTGCAAAAAATCATCAGCCAGGCGGGAATAGCCTCCCGTCGCCACGCCGAGGAACTCATAACCGCCGGCCGGGTTACCGTCAACGGCCGGGTGGTCGCCGAACTCGGCGCCAAAGTGGAGCCGGGAAGGGATATCGTCGCCGTTGACGGACAGACGATAGCCGGCGAGGAAAAGTACTATCTTCTGCTTAACAAACCCAGGGGTGTGGTAACTACCCTCAGCGATCCGCGGGGCCGGAAAACGGTGGCCGAACTTATTGCCGACGTTCCCGCCCGCCTTTATCCGGTGGGCAGACTCGACTACAACACCGAAGGCCTCCTGCTGCTTACCAACGACGGCCGGTTAACCCACGCCCTCACCCATCCCAGCCACGAAATCGACAAGACATACGTCGCCTCCGTAGCCGGCCGGCCAACCGAGGAAAAACTTGACCGGCTGCGGATCGGCATCACCCTTGAAGACGGCGTTACCGCCCCGGCTAAGGTCAGACTTACCGGCTACGACCCGGTCGCCGACACCGCCACCCTTGCCATCGTTATCCATGAAGGGCGCAACCGGCAGATCAGGAGGATGTGCGCAGCCATCGGTCACCCCGTTGTCAAGCTCAAACGCACTGAATTCGCTTTTTTGAATCTGGCGGGAATCCGCCGCGGCCGCTATCGGCACCTTGAGACGTCGGAAATCGCCGCCCTCAAGCAACTTGCCGGGATAGCCCCTTAGCAAGCGTTGTCCCCTCAGCTCGGCGGTCTGCGCCTAAAACGCGCCCGCAGAGCTATTTTCATACAGCCGCATACTGGAATATAGTGGTAAAGAACGGAGAGCGACGATGAAGAAAAAAGTCCTCGTCATAGGCGGCGGCGCCGCCGGCCTGATGGCAGCCGCCAGCGCCGCCGAACACGGCGCGGCGATAACCTTGCTCGAAAAAATGCCCGCCGTCGGACGGAAAATCCTCATAACCGGCAAAGGCCGCTGCAACGTCACCAACATCGCCGACATCAAAACCATCATCGAGAATATGCCCGGCAACGGCCCCTTCCTCTATAGCGCCCTCGCCGCCTTCTCCAACAGCGACCTGATGGCCTGGCTCGAAAAGCGCGGGGTACCGCTCAAAACCGAACGGGGCGGACGCGTATTCCCGGTCAGTGACCGGGCCGGGGATATTGTGGCCGCCTTCAGCCGCGCCCTTGACGACCTCGGCGTTTCCGTGGTGACCGGGCAAGCGGTGCGCGAAATCCGCGTCTCCGCCGGGCACGCCTGCGGAGCCGTCACCGCCGACGGACGCGAGTGGCCGGCCGAAGCCGTCGTCCTCGCCACAGGGGGTGCCTCATACCCCGGTACCGGTTCCAGCGGCGACGGCTACCGGATCGCCGCCGCCCTGGGCCATGAAATCGCCCCCCTCCGGCCGTCGCTCGTTCCGCTGGAAGTCGCCGAAGACTGGGTCGCCGACCTGCAGGGGTTGGCCCTCAGAAATGTCACCGTAACCGCCAGCGTCGGCGGCCGTAACCTCGCCGCCGAGTTCGGCGAATTGCTGTTCACCCACTTCGGCCTTTCCGGCCCCGTTATCCTTTCCCTCTCAAACCCAGTCGCGGCGGCCATCCGCGCCGGCACGGGCGGGGGAGAGGTCCTCATCGCCATCGACCTCAAGCCGGCTCTCAGCGTCGAAACTTTGGACAAGCGGCTCCAGCGCGACTTCACAAAATTTGCCCGCAAACAATTCAAAAACTCGCTTGGCGACCTCCTGCCCGCTAGGCTTACAGACGTAATCGTCGATCTTAGCCACATCGACCCCGATAAGCCGGTCCATCAGATCACCAAAGAAGAACGGGGCCGGCTGGTTACCCTGCTCAAGCAACTAACCTTCGCGATTACCGGCACCCGGCCGCTGGCGGAAGCGATCGTTACCGCCGGTGGCATACGCACAAAAGAGATCAATCCCTCTACTATGGAATCGCGCCTTGTCGCCGGACTCTATTTTGCCGGGGAAGTCATCGACATCGACGGCTATACCGGCGGGTTCAATCTTCAGGCGGCCTTCTCGACCGGCTATGTCGCCGGTCGGTCCGCGGGTGCGGATAATGTGGAAAACAATAACAGATAATATAGCCATCCCGCCCCCCAGGGAGGCTATAACGTGCGTCGCCGGAAAAAATACAACCCCTTCGAAAGCCTGGAAACCTTTCTGATCCGCCTGGCGGCCTCTTGCGTTATCGCGCTCGTGGCCGTTCAGGTGCTGGTTTATCACGACGCGCCCCGGCGCTACCTGTCGCGGGTCGACAGATTAGAGGGCGACCCCGTCACCTGGCAAACGCCGCTAGTCGCCGGGCGGCCCCTAGTAATCAGCGAAAATGCGCCGGTCGCCAGTCGCATCAACATGCTGCGGGAGCACAGACTCATCGTCATCCGTATCGTCCAGCCCGCAGCCGCAGATGATGTCTACCCTGTCGTCAACGGCGAACGAGCCGGCAACTTCAAGAATGGCGAAGCCGCCGTCACCGTCTACGACGGCGACTACCTCGAAATCGACGCCAGCCGGCTGCCCGCCGCGGGGCGTTTCGTCGTCACCGTACCCGGCGGGGGACTCATAGCGCCGCTTGACGGCCTCGTCGTCGAAGGGCGGGGGGCGGCGGTGCCGATCGGCAAAGTCAAATTCAAACATTAGCGCAATATTGGAGGAAAATGGCGGCAGGGCGCGAAAATAATAAAGTTATTCATAAAGAGCCACATTCGCCGGAGGTTACCGATGATCATCGTCATGAACGCTCCCACGCCGGAGCAGACAAACCGCGTCCTTGACAAAATCAGGCATTGCGGCCTCGAACCGCACTGCCTCGTCGGCCGCGACAAAACAATAATCACCACTGTCGGCGACACCGAGCCAGAGCGCGGCGAACAGTTCGAACGCCTTGCCGGCGTCGAGCGCGTCGTCTCAGTAAATACGCCTTACAAGCTGGCCAGCCGGCAGTTTCACGCCCATAACAGCGTCGTCGCCGTAAACGATGTCCGCTTCGGCGCCGAAGCCGTGCCCGTGATCGCCGGCCCCTGCGCCGTCGAAAGCTACGAGCAGTTCCGCGAAACGGCGCTCGCGGCCAAAGACGCCGGCGCGGCGATGCTGCGGGGCGGCGCCTTCAAACCGCGTACCTCGCCCTACAGTTTTCAGGGCCTCGAAAACGAAGGCCTCAAGATTATGCAGGCCGTCGGCCGCGAAGTCGGCCTGCCGGTTGTAACCGAAGTCACCGATCCCCGCGCGGTCGGCCTCGTGTCCGAATTCGCCGATATGCTGCAGATCGGCGCCCGCAATATGCAGAATTTCGCCCTGCTTAAGGAAGTGGCGCTGGCCGGCCGGCCGGTGCTGCTGAAACGGGGTGTCGCCGCCACCATCGAGGAATGGCTCATGGCAGCGGAATACCTGCTCTCCGGCGGCAGCAGCGAAGTCGTTCTCTGCGAGCGCGGTATCCGAACCTACGAAAATTACACTCGCAACACCCTCGACCTGTCGGCTGTGCCGCTTGTCAAGCATCTCAGCCACCTTCCGGTTGTCGTCGATCCCAGCCACGGAACAGGCAACTGGCGACTCGTCGGCCCGATGGCACGGGCGGCGGTCGCCGCAGGCGCCGACGGTTTGATAATCGAAATCCACCCCTGGCCCGAAGAAGCGATGTCCGACGGTCCCCAGTCCCTCACCCTGGCCAATTTCCGCCAGCTGACCCGCGAACTCGCCAAGGTGGCGGCTGCCGTCGGCCGGACCATCAACCACGGAAAGGGTGGAGCACAGCGATGAAAGAAGTAGTAAAACCCGCCAGGAAACTGGCGGGGGAAATAGCCGTTCCCGGCGACAAATCCATTTCTCACCGTAGCGTCATGCTTGCCGGACTGGCCGACAGCCCGGTCACAATCTGTAATTTCCTCGCCTCCGCCGACTGTCTTTCCACCGTCGCCTGCATGCAAGCCTTGGGCGTCAAAGTAGATCGGCCGGGTGAAGACGAGCTTGCGATATTGGGCAATGGTCTCTACGGTTTAAGCGAACCGGAGGAAGTTCTCGATGCCGGCAACTCCGGCACCACCATCAGGCTGCTGACCGGCATCCTCGCCGGCCAGCCCTTCTTCAGCGTTCTTTCCGGGGACGGGTCTCTCCGCCGCCGCCCCATGGCCCGCGTCATCACCCCTTTGTCCAAAATGGGCTGCCGCATATACGGGCGTGAAGGGTCCCGCTACGCTCCCCTGGCCATCGTTCCCGCCGACGGCATCCACGGCATCGACTACACCATGCCGGTAGCTAGCGCCCAAGTCAAATCCGCCCTGCTGTTCGCCGGCATGTTCGCCGACGGTCCCACCCGCATAACAGAACCGTATATCTCCCGCGACCACAGTGAGCGCATGCTCCAAACCTTCGGCGCGAAAGTCACTCGCAGCGGCCTCATCGTTAAAATCGCGCCGGTGCAGGAACTATCCGCCCCCCGAACCATCGACGTCCCCGGCGATATAAGCTCGGCGGCTTTCTGGCTAGTCGCCGCCACCATCATACCCGGCAGCCGCCTCCGCCTGACCAATGTCGGCATCAATCCAACCCGCACCGGCATCATCGACATCCTCCGGCGGATGGGCGCCGACATCGAGATAACCAACCAGCGTCAGGCCGGCGAAGAGCCGGTGGCCGACCTCGTCGTCTCCGCGGCCGAACTGAGCGGCACCACAGTGGAAGGAGAGATCATCCCGCGGCTCATCGACGAGATCCCCGTCCTGGCCGTCGCCGCCTTGTTCGCTAAAGGCCGGACAGTCATCAGCGGCGCCGAAGAACTGCGCGTCAAGGAGACCGACCGGCTCAAGGCGATTACCCTCGAACTCGCTAAAATGGGCGCGCGAATCGAAGAAACGGTCGACGGGCTTATCATCGACGGACCACAGCGACTTGAAGCCGCCGTCTGCCAATCCCACGACGACCATCGCATGGCCATGGCCCTTGCCATCGCCGGCCTGGCAGCCGGCGGAGTCGAAATAGAAGAGGCCGCCTGCGTGGCCATATCATATCCTCGCTTCTTTGCGCACATCGCGGCACTTCAGGAAGCAGCCGGAGGCTCCCGATGAAAAAACTCATCATCGCCATCGACGGCCCGGCAGGAGCGGGCAAAAGCACCGTCGCCAGGCTTGTTGCCGAACGCCTCGGCTACACCTACATCGACACCGGCGCCATGTACCGTGCCGTCACCTGGGATACCATGCGGCGCGGCATCCCCGCGGAAAATGCCGAAAAAGTCGCCGCCGTAGCCCGCGCCATCAACCTTCACCTCGCCACCGTCGCCGGCAAAACCCTCGTCAAAGTGGACGACACCGACATCACCGACGCCATTCGAACCCCGGAAGTATCCCGCCAGGTGGCGGAGATATCGAAGAACGGCGGCGTGCGCGAAGCCATGGTCCACCTCCAGCGGCAAATGGCCGGCCTCGGCGGCGTCGTCATGGATGGCCGCGACATCGGCACACATGTCTTGCCCGGCGCAGACATAAAGATATTCTTAACAGCGTCCATTGCCGAACGGGCTCTACGCCGCTGGCGCGAACTGACCGACAAGGGTTTGGCCGTCGACCTGGCGGAACTTCGGGCGGAAATCGCCTGCCGCGACAAAGCCGACTGCGAACGGGAAATCGCCCCGCTAGTCCAGGCCGCCGATGCGGCCTTGGTCGACACAACCGATCTCACCATCCCCCAGGCGGTGGAAAAAATACTTGAGCTTTGCGAGGCGAGGACCAGTGTTTTATAGCCTCCTGCGGTGCCTAGTGCGGGCCATCCTCTACACATTCTTCCGTTTCCGCGTCAACGGCATCGAAAACATCCCCCCCGCCGGCGGCGTGATTATCGCCCCCAACCACATCAGTAACTTCGACCCGCCCGTCATCGGCTGCGCCCTGCCTGACAGCCGCCGAATCCGCTTTATGGCCAAGACCCAGCTTTTTCGAAACCCGGTCGTCCGTTGGGTGGTCACCGCCCTGGGCGCTTTTCCCGTCCGCCGCGGCATGGCCGACCGTACCGCCATCCGCACCGCTCTTGCCCTCCTCGAACAAGGTGAAACGGTCGGCATCTTTCCGGAGGGGACCCGCAGTAAAACCGGCGCCCTTGGACGCGCTGAGCCCGGCCTCGGCATGATAGCCGTCAAAGCCGGCGTTCCCGTAGTGCCGGTGGCGGTAACCGGCACTAACAAATTTTTCCGCAATGGCCAAATATTCCCGCGGTTCACGGTCTCTTTCGCCGCCCCGATAATCGTACCCCCCGGCAGGTCAGACAAGGAAGCCGTCGAATATATAAACGAACAAGTAATCGGCGAGATAGCCAGGATACTGGCTAAAGAAGGAGGCTGAATGCCGTGCAGGACAATCTGTCGATAGTGCTTGTACAGCGCATAGCCATAATTGCCGTCGTCGCCTACGTCTTTTCCCATACCAGAGCCTTTCGCCTCATGTTCAAAGAACAGAGCACATACCGCGAACAAGCCGTCCTCATAATATTCTTTTCCTCGATCTCCATCGCCGGTACCTATCTCGGTATTCCGCTCGACGACGCCATCGCCAACGTCCGCGACACCGGCACCGTCGTCGCCGGCCTGCTCGGCGGCCCCCTCGTAGGCACCGTCACCGGCCTGATCGCCGGCATTCACCGCATAACCCTCGGCGGCTTTACCGGCGAAGCCTGCGGCGTTGCCACCATCGTCGGCGGCATCATCTCCGGCTACATCCATCACCGCATGCGGCCCAAAACACCTGACTGGATCGTGGGCGTCGTTACCGGCGTAGCGGTCATTCTCTTCAGCATGGGCCTCATTATTTACATGAGCAAACCCTATCCTGCCGCCAGGGCCCTCGCTGCCAACGTCGCTTTGCCCATGTCGCTCGCCAACGCCATCGGCATATCCGTATTCATGATCATCATCCACAACGCCCGCGAACATCAGACCCGCATCGGCGCCCTTCAGACCCACAAAGCCCTGCGGATCGCGAACGCGGCCCTGCCATACTTCCGCCAGGGTCTCAACCAGGTTTCGGCGGAAAAAGTGGCCACAACCATCCGCGGCATGACCTCGGCGGCGGCTGTTGCCATCACAAACCGCGAACGGGTCCTCGCCCACGTCGGACTCGGCGAAGACCACCACCTTCCCGCAAACCTCCTCATGACCAACGCCACCAAATCCTGCCTCGAAACCGGCCAGGTCACCGTTGCCCAGCGCGCCAGCGAGATCGGCTGTTGCGAAGAAGGGTGCCCCCTAAAATCCGCCGTCGTCGTCCCGCTCCACTGCCGCGACGAAATCGTCGGCACCCTCAAGCTATACTACGCCCGCGAGGAAGCTATGACCGCCCTCGACATCGAATTCGCCCAGGGCCTGGGACAAATATTCTGCACCCAGCTCGAACTCGCAAACCTCGAAAAGATGGCCGAGCTGGCCGCCAAGGCCGAATTGAAGGCCCTGCGCGCCCAGATAAACCCTCATTTCCTCTTCAACGCCCTCAACACCATCGTATCCCTCTGCCGCACCAACCCCGAAGAGGCGCGCAGCCTCATCATCGAGCTCAGCGACTTCTTCCGCCGCAGCCTCAAAACATCGCGCGATTTCGTCACCCTCAAAGAAGAACTCGAGCACGTCGAATCCTACCTCACGCTCGAAAAAGCTCGGTTTGGGCCGCGGCTCACCATTGTCAGGACCATCGACGACGAAGCCCTCAACGTCCAGATACCCACCTTCACCATCCAACCGTTGGTCGAGAACGCCGTTAAACACGGCCTGCTTGCCCAGGAAACGGGGGGGACGGTCAACATAACCGCCCGCCGCAACGGCAATTCCGTCGATATCGTCATCGCCGACGACGGGGCCGGCATCTCCCGCTCCACCCTCGCCCAGGTACTCGTAACCGGCTTCGGCAAAGGGGCCGGCGTCGGCCTGTCCAAC is a window of Selenomonadales bacterium 4137-cl DNA encoding:
- a CDS encoding N-acetylmuramoyl-L-alanine amidase, coding for MITSDNRILVIDPGHGGYNDYGTYDGGAVGPSGLHEADVALGISGYLRNMAEAAGWQVLMTRIDQNGSYYLTPRAQMANDAGAALFISVHCNAAENTQAQGAEVWVSRNASQASIDLAAAIQQNLAGMGLWDRGVKAADFTVLTATAMPAVLVETAFISNPHEEQLLAERQEAFAAAIWRGIISWAGVA
- a CDS encoding pseudouridine synthase; protein product: MPERLQKIISQAGIASRRHAEELITAGRVTVNGRVVAELGAKVEPGRDIVAVDGQTIAGEEKYYLLLNKPRGVVTTLSDPRGRKTVAELIADVPARLYPVGRLDYNTEGLLLLTNDGRLTHALTHPSHEIDKTYVASVAGRPTEEKLDRLRIGITLEDGVTAPAKVRLTGYDPVADTATLAIVIHEGRNRQIRRMCAAIGHPVVKLKRTEFAFLNLAGIRRGRYRHLETSEIAALKQLAGIAP
- a CDS encoding NAD(P)/FAD-dependent oxidoreductase — translated: MKKKVLVIGGGAAGLMAAASAAEHGAAITLLEKMPAVGRKILITGKGRCNVTNIADIKTIIENMPGNGPFLYSALAAFSNSDLMAWLEKRGVPLKTERGGRVFPVSDRAGDIVAAFSRALDDLGVSVVTGQAVREIRVSAGHACGAVTADGREWPAEAVVLATGGASYPGTGSSGDGYRIAAALGHEIAPLRPSLVPLEVAEDWVADLQGLALRNVTVTASVGGRNLAAEFGELLFTHFGLSGPVILSLSNPVAAAIRAGTGGGEVLIAIDLKPALSVETLDKRLQRDFTKFARKQFKNSLGDLLPARLTDVIVDLSHIDPDKPVHQITKEERGRLVTLLKQLTFAITGTRPLAEAIVTAGGIRTKEINPSTMESRLVAGLYFAGEVIDIDGYTGGFNLQAAFSTGYVAGRSAGADNVENNNR
- the aroF gene encoding 3-deoxy-7-phosphoheptulonate synthase encodes the protein MIIVMNAPTPEQTNRVLDKIRHCGLEPHCLVGRDKTIITTVGDTEPERGEQFERLAGVERVVSVNTPYKLASRQFHAHNSVVAVNDVRFGAEAVPVIAGPCAVESYEQFRETALAAKDAGAAMLRGGAFKPRTSPYSFQGLENEGLKIMQAVGREVGLPVVTEVTDPRAVGLVSEFADMLQIGARNMQNFALLKEVALAGRPVLLKRGVAATIEEWLMAAEYLLSGGSSEVVLCERGIRTYENYTRNTLDLSAVPLVKHLSHLPVVVDPSHGTGNWRLVGPMARAAVAAGADGLIIEIHPWPEEAMSDGPQSLTLANFRQLTRELAKVAAAVGRTINHGKGGAQR
- the aroA gene encoding 3-phosphoshikimate 1-carboxyvinyltransferase; its protein translation is MKEVVKPARKLAGEIAVPGDKSISHRSVMLAGLADSPVTICNFLASADCLSTVACMQALGVKVDRPGEDELAILGNGLYGLSEPEEVLDAGNSGTTIRLLTGILAGQPFFSVLSGDGSLRRRPMARVITPLSKMGCRIYGREGSRYAPLAIVPADGIHGIDYTMPVASAQVKSALLFAGMFADGPTRITEPYISRDHSERMLQTFGAKVTRSGLIVKIAPVQELSAPRTIDVPGDISSAAFWLVAATIIPGSRLRLTNVGINPTRTGIIDILRRMGADIEITNQRQAGEEPVADLVVSAAELSGTTVEGEIIPRLIDEIPVLAVAALFAKGRTVISGAEELRVKETDRLKAITLELAKMGARIEETVDGLIIDGPQRLEAAVCQSHDDHRMAMALAIAGLAAGGVEIEEAACVAISYPRFFAHIAALQEAAGGSR
- the cmk gene encoding (d)CMP kinase produces the protein MKKLIIAIDGPAGAGKSTVARLVAERLGYTYIDTGAMYRAVTWDTMRRGIPAENAEKVAAVARAINLHLATVAGKTLVKVDDTDITDAIRTPEVSRQVAEISKNGGVREAMVHLQRQMAGLGGVVMDGRDIGTHVLPGADIKIFLTASIAERALRRWRELTDKGLAVDLAELRAEIACRDKADCEREIAPLVQAADAALVDTTDLTIPQAVEKILELCEARTSVL
- a CDS encoding lysophospholipid acyltransferase family protein — translated: MFYSLLRCLVRAILYTFFRFRVNGIENIPPAGGVIIAPNHISNFDPPVIGCALPDSRRIRFMAKTQLFRNPVVRWVVTALGAFPVRRGMADRTAIRTALALLEQGETVGIFPEGTRSKTGALGRAEPGLGMIAVKAGVPVVPVAVTGTNKFFRNGQIFPRFTVSFAAPIIVPPGRSDKEAVEYINEQVIGEIARILAKEGG
- a CDS encoding sensor histidine kinase translates to MQDNLSIVLVQRIAIIAVVAYVFSHTRAFRLMFKEQSTYREQAVLIIFFSSISIAGTYLGIPLDDAIANVRDTGTVVAGLLGGPLVGTVTGLIAGIHRITLGGFTGEACGVATIVGGIISGYIHHRMRPKTPDWIVGVVTGVAVILFSMGLIIYMSKPYPAARALAANVALPMSLANAIGISVFMIIIHNAREHQTRIGALQTHKALRIANAALPYFRQGLNQVSAEKVATTIRGMTSAAAVAITNRERVLAHVGLGEDHHLPANLLMTNATKSCLETGQVTVAQRASEIGCCEEGCPLKSAVVVPLHCRDEIVGTLKLYYAREEAMTALDIEFAQGLGQIFCTQLELANLEKMAELAAKAELKALRAQINPHFLFNALNTIVSLCRTNPEEARSLIIELSDFFRRSLKTSRDFVTLKEELEHVESYLTLEKARFGPRLTIVRTIDDEALNVQIPTFTIQPLVENAVKHGLLAQETGGTVNITARRNGNSVDIVIADDGAGISRSTLAQVLVTGFGKGAGVGLSNVNERLKNIYGPKHALVIESVEGQGTTVSLSIPATARGVVA